The Candidatus Campbellbacteria bacterium genomic sequence AATGTTGGGTCTTCGTCTGAAAGTCGCTTGAGTGCCATACCAAGTTTTTCTTGGTCTGCCTTTGTCTTTGGTTCAATACGAAGAGAAATAACTGGTTCAGGAATTTTAATTCGTTCAAGAATAATTGGGTGTGCCTCATCACACAGTGTGTCAGATGTTTTTGTATCCTTGAGACCTACCGCTGCTGCAATTTCTCCCGCAAACACCTTCTTTACTTCTTCTCGATCGTTGGCGTGCAAACGCACAATACGTCCCACACGCTCTTTCGTTTCCTTTGTTGCATTGTACACATACGAGCCGGCTTCAAGAGAACCTGAGTACACACGGAAGAATGTAAGCTGACCAATAAATGGATCCGCCTGCACTTTGAATGCGAGCGCTGCAAATGGTTCCTCATCGGATGCGTGACGAATAATTTCTTCGTTGGTATTTGGGTCAATTCCCTTTGCTGGAGGAATATCAAGTGGTGATGGAAGGTAATCAATAACTGCATCGAGCACGAGTTGCACACCTTTGTTCTTGAGCGCAGAACCTGTGAACACAGGAATAATAAGGTTTGCGATAACCGCCTTGCGCAAAATTGCTTTAAGCTCCGCGTATGACGGCTCCTTCCCTTCCAAGTACATATTCATTGCCGCTTCGTCTTGCTCAACAATTTTTTCAATAAGTGTGTGGCGGTGCTTTTCAGCTTCTGCTTTCAAATGCTCAGGAACATCGTCTTGTCGAATGACACTACCCTTGTCTCCTTCAAAGTAAAATGCACGCATGGTGAGCAAATCAACAACACCTTCATGTTTGTCTTCTTCACCAATTGGAATTTGCATGCGAACTGCGTTCGGTGTGAGTCGATCGAGGATAGATGCGTATGAACGCTCAAATGATGCACCAGTACGATCGAGTTTGTTGATGAAACACATACGAGGCACTTTTCCTTCTTCTGCGTAGCGCCAGTTTGTTTCTGATTGTGGTTCAACTCCTGACACACCATCGAATACCACAACAGCACCGTCGAGCACACGGAGTGATCGTTTCACTTCAATTGTAAAGTCGATGTGTCCTGGGGTATCAATGAGATTGAATCGGTGTTTGAGTTCTGTATTTTTTGCGTCGTATGAAGGTGTCCAAAAACACGTCGTTGCAGCAGCAGTAATCGTAATACCACGCTCACGTTCCTGCTCCATCCAGTCCATGACGGTGTCTCCTTCGTGCACTTCACCAATTTTGTGAGACACTCCTGTATAAAAAAGCACGCGTTCGGAAACAGTTGTCTTTCCCGCGTCAATGTGTGCCACGATACCGAAGTTGCGTACTTTCTCTAGTGGATAGTCTCGTTCCATATAATTAGATACTTGATATTAGATACTGGAAATAAGGATAAAAAACGATATAAAAACGCCCCCACGGGCAAAACCACTATAGCATAAAAGTGTGCTTTAACAACACACACAAAAAGGTCGCGCAGAGGTATCTGCGCGACCGAAAAAAGAACGTCACTCGTTCATCTGCGCTGCCTGTCGGCAGCGCAGAAGCGCCCGACCGGCGATTCTCTTGCAGAGAGCTCGCTTATCCTCGTCTGAAAGATCTCGTGGCGTCCGGTTCCCCTTCTTCGCCTCACTGAGAGACGCCAGGAGAACACGCTCCTTCGTGTTCCCGAAGAGCGTATCAAGAATGTCCTCCATGGCGGGGAGAAGAAGTTGTGCCTCCCGCTTCCGAGAAAGCGTGTCCTTGCGTACACCCGGAAGCAAGGGAGCCATGATGAGATCCGCCGCTCCCCACACCGACATTGCAAACAGGAGCGGAAGCGGATCCACATACGACTTCGGCCACATCTTCTCCGCCATGCCCTCGCGGACAGGCAATGAGATCTGGGAAGCCACTTCCCTCCAGATATGCCAGAGTCTGGACAAAGAACGCTGAATCCGCTCCGGATAGGGCGGACGCTTCAGACACCCAGCACCAGTGGAAAGGAATGCGAGCACCTTGTAGTAGGTGGAGAACGCATCCTCTGGCGACACGTGGACAGCCACGGATACGTCTCCCAGAAAGCGCTCCGTCGCGAAAACCTGCATCGCATTGTCCGCAACGTCGCCTTCACCTTCCTCATGAGGAACATCTAGAAGAAATGTCACTTGCTCACAGAACAGGCGAACCTCATCTGGCGTCCTCATGCTCCCCGGGAGCACCTTACGAAGAGCGTACAGCAGCCCGATTGCCTCGGCTTCCGAAGCAGTGTTCTTCCACCGCTCCTGAAACTGCCCCCACGACGTGATTACCGCTAACTGTCTCGGCATGGATCACTCCTTTCTCGTTGGTCGCCCGCTCAATTAGGGCAACAGATGATCCGTTGCCAATTCTCCGCAAAAGTAAACGGAAGTCAAGAAAACAGAAAGGCCGTGCGGGTACGCCCGCACGGCCAGAACTAAAAGAACCTATTCCTTACGGAACGTACCCACCAATGACACCCTTCCAACGAAATTCGTTGATTTCGCCCCCATTTCCCTCCCTGCTCTGAAAGATGTCCACGGTCACACGATCACCCGCACGGGTAAGCGCACACACATCAACCGCTCCCTCGTTCATAGGCAATGAGTTTCTGATGGCCGTAAACTCCAGAGGGCTTCCCGACAGCATCAAAGGTCTACTGAATTGAATCTTCCCTTTTTCCGGACGTACGATAAGCTTGCATCCAGTAATCTTCATAACAACGACCGACGTTCCATCTGCACCTGCTGCGCCTGCAATTGCCCCAAGTGTCGGCATGCCAACAAACGAACCAATGATGGCACCACCAATCGCATCACCACCGGCGCCAGATGGTGTTACTTTTTCTTCGGCAAGCACCCGCACCTCCTGAACAATTGCGGTAACCGAAGCGTATTGTGTGACCTCCCCGCAATCGGAGTACTGGCCAACAACGGTCATGAGAACAAGCAGTGAACCGCGCACATTCATGTGTGTTTCCCCCTGTGAGTTGTTTGTGTTGGGTTGGGTGAACGATTTTTTCTTAATGCACACTACTCTTTTGAAAACAATCAGTCAACGTACCCAAGGAAAAAACACGCCTTGGGACGTGTCTTTTGCTTGTTTTTGACGGCTTAATTAAAATTCCACTTATTTCTTCTTTGGTCTCGCAAGTGCGAAGTGAGCAAATGCTTTGTTGGCCTCCGCCATCTTGTGCACGTTGTCACGCTTTGCCATAGCACCTCCCTCTCCTTTACTTGCGGCAAGCAATTCTCCTGCGAGTCGTGTTGCAAAATCTGCACCCTTCTTTGCGCGAGCACCTTCAAGGAGCCATCGGAGTGCGAGTGCGAGCTGTCGTTCTGGACGAACTGGATGTGGCACCTGATAGTTGGCACCTCCCACACGTCGTGAGCGAACTTCCATTGTTGGTGCAACACTCTGAATGGTCTGTTCCAAAAATGCAGCAGGATCTTCGACGTTGTTCTTTGTCTTTAAAATATCGAGGGCATCGTACACCAATTTTTGTGCAACGCTCTTTTTACCGTGCTTAATCACATGCGCAATAAGCTTACTTACCGTAACTGAGTGGTAGACTCGGTCTGGAAGCATTGGGTGTTTTTCTCGTTCTTTAAGTTTACGACGCATAATGATGAGTTAAAATTCAAAGTTCAAAATTTAAAATCTAAAAAATGTTTGATGTTTATAATTTAAAGTTCTTTGAGCTTTGTGCTTTAGATTTTGTGCTTACTTCGCTGCCTTTGGACGCTTCGCCCCGTAATGACTTCGTCCCTTTCTTCGTTTGTCTACTCCTTCAGCATCAAATGTTCCACGAACGATTGTGTAACGAACTCCAATGTCTTTTACACGACCGCCGCGCAAAAGTACCACTGAGTGTTCCTGCAACTTGTGTCCCATTCCTGGAATGTACGCCGTAACTTCTTGACCGTTCGTCAATCGTACACGAGCAATTTTTCGGATAGCTGAGTTTGGCTTCTTTGGAGTTGTTGTCTTCACCTGCGTACACACACCACGCTTAAATGGAGATGGGTATCGTGAAGGTCGGTTTTCGAGTGTGTTAAAACCACGACCAAGGGCGGTCGTCTTTGTTTTGCGAGCTGACTTCTTTCGATTTTTTCGAATAAGCTGGTTGATTGTCGACATGATTGATTTTTTTAGCGAACGAAGTGAGTTTTAAAAATCGTCACCCAGCACTTAGTGCTGAGAACCGTTTTTCTTCATCCGCTATGGGCTTCTACCCGACTTACCAACACGCGTAGGTATCTGATAACTAAGTGCTGGGTCTAAGAGTTGTACGTCGCCCTGCGACAACAACTCTAAGAAAAATCCGCAAACGCGGCTTTCAAGAGAATACTATAGAAAAGCCTCTCGTGCAAGTTCCCAATTTGTCCCTGCGTAGCAGGGTCGAATCGCAATCCCCATCGAGCCCTTACCTGACTTAAAAGGAAATACCAGTAATGAGGGTAAAAAGGACGCTTACAAGAGGGGCAATAAACTTCCACCCAACAAGAACAACAATAAAGACAAAGATAAAACCATATCTATCCATACTTTGCAGACGTGCGGCATACCGTAAAGGAAGCGCCGCCATCAAGACCTTCGAGCCATCGAGTGGTGGAACAGGAATAAGGTTAAATACCATAAGGGCAATATTTGTCACTACAATAAGAACGGCAATAGAAAGAACCCCTTCAGGAAGCACGCCTCCTGCGAAGCGAATAAGGAAACCGAAAATAAGTGCCAAAAGAAGATTGGTACCGGGACCAGCAAGCGCAACGTACGCCTCGCTCCACTTCCCCGGGCGTAAATTGTATGGATTGTACGGCACTGGTTTTGCCCATCCAAAAATAAATCCCCCTGACAACCATGTAATGGCCGGAACAATAATGGAACCTATCATGTCCAAGTGAGAAATTGGGTTGAGTGTCAGACGTCCAGCAAGTCGAGCCGTTGGATCACCCAGCGCGTTTGCAGCATAGCCGTGCGCAACCTCGTGTAAGACGACGGAAAGCATAACAATGGCAATGACAATGGCGGTTGTTGCGATATCGGGCATGATGAGGAAAGCACAAAGCTCAAAGTACAAAATCCAAAAAATTATTTAGAAGATTTTATTTTGGCTTCAGTGTTCCACATGATAGTACTAAATATTCGGGCAAGTTCCAATGACTCACCGTACAAACGTTTACGAACACGTTCGATTTCTTCGGTGTGTACCGAAATAAGACTAAGCCAATAAGCACTTTCTCGCGCTTCTTTACGGCAAATTCGTATGCGATGCACAAAATCCCTGCGACTTAAACACTCATTTGCCTCAATATAATTAGCCCCCACTGATCCCGACGACCTAATGAGTTGTTTACAATCCTCAATAGTGGCCTGGGTTTTCTGAAGAATGGACGTAAAATGTCGGACATTCA encodes the following:
- the fusA gene encoding elongation factor G; the protein is MERDYPLEKVRNFGIVAHIDAGKTTVSERVLFYTGVSHKIGEVHEGDTVMDWMEQERERGITITAAATTCFWTPSYDAKNTELKHRFNLIDTPGHIDFTIEVKRSLRVLDGAVVVFDGVSGVEPQSETNWRYAEEGKVPRMCFINKLDRTGASFERSYASILDRLTPNAVRMQIPIGEEDKHEGVVDLLTMRAFYFEGDKGSVIRQDDVPEHLKAEAEKHRHTLIEKIVEQDEAAMNMYLEGKEPSYAELKAILRKAVIANLIIPVFTGSALKNKGVQLVLDAVIDYLPSPLDIPPAKGIDPNTNEEIIRHASDEEPFAALAFKVQADPFIGQLTFFRVYSGSLEAGSYVYNATKETKERVGRIVRLHANDREEVKKVFAGEIAAAVGLKDTKTSDTLCDEAHPIILERIKIPEPVISLRIEPKTKADQEKLGMALKRLSDEDPTFRVTSDPETLETIIAGMGELHLEVLVERMRREFSVDANVGKPQVAYRETILGEADVENKYIKQTGGKGQYGHVKIKVKQMDTSIKDEDLPKNTKRDEGLEFINSIKGGVIPQEFIPAVQKGLREAMDRGILAGYRMVNVSVELYDGSYHDVDSSEIAFKIAASQALQEATRKARPVLLEPIMKIEVVIPEQFMGDITGNLSSKRGQIEGMEDRGQLKVVRAFVPLSEMFGYTTQLRSMTEGRGNSTMEFDHYEVVPENVAKTIIEQRSK
- the rpsG gene encoding 30S ribosomal protein S7 — encoded protein: MRRKLKEREKHPMLPDRVYHSVTVSKLIAHVIKHGKKSVAQKLVYDALDILKTKNNVEDPAAFLEQTIQSVAPTMEVRSRRVGGANYQVPHPVRPERQLALALRWLLEGARAKKGADFATRLAGELLAASKGEGGAMAKRDNVHKMAEANKAFAHFALARPKKK
- the rpsL gene encoding 30S ribosomal protein S12, which translates into the protein MSTINQLIRKNRKKSARKTKTTALGRGFNTLENRPSRYPSPFKRGVCTQVKTTTPKKPNSAIRKIARVRLTNGQEVTAYIPGMGHKLQEHSVVLLRGGRVKDIGVRYTIVRGTFDAEGVDKRRKGRSHYGAKRPKAAK
- a CDS encoding site-2 protease family protein gives rise to the protein MPDIATTAIVIAIVMLSVVLHEVAHGYAANALGDPTARLAGRLTLNPISHLDMIGSIIVPAITWLSGGFIFGWAKPVPYNPYNLRPGKWSEAYVALAGPGTNLLLALIFGFLIRFAGGVLPEGVLSIAVLIVVTNIALMVFNLIPVPPLDGSKVLMAALPLRYAARLQSMDRYGFIFVFIVVLVGWKFIAPLVSVLFTLITGISF
- a CDS encoding four helix bundle protein; amino-acid sequence: MTNEDQQERKIFDLEERSRTFAMNVRHFTSILQKTQATIEDCKQLIRSSGSVGANYIEANECLSRRDFVHRIRICRKEARESAYWLSLISVHTEEIERVRKRLYGESLELARIFSTIMWNTEAKIKSSK